CTCCCTTCTTATTATAGCGAAAGAATCAAGAAGAAACGATGTTGTCGTCTTTTAAAAATGATAAACATTTCTCGTAGAAATATAAGGATATTAGTGAAACTTATAAATTCTTGTATTCAACAAAAAAACTCCCGCATCGTTATGAACGATTTGGGAGTCTCCATTGTAGTTATGCTATTCTTTTAGCTCCAGAAGGAAATCTCTTAGTCCCTCACGCCAAGGTCGAATATCCCGAAAACCGTTTGTACGTATCGATAAATGCTCCATTACCGAATTACGAGGACGTGGTGCAGGGCGTGGGAACTGTTCTGTAGCACATGGTTCAAGCTTGGCAGTAAATTTCAGGCCCAGAATATCCTCAGCCTCCGCAAAGATCGCCTGTGTAAATTCAAACCAAGTGCAAGAGTCGCTATTTGAAGCATGGTATACACCATACTTCTCAGTTTGAATAAGCTCAAGCAAGAATCGAGCTAAATCGACTGTATAGGTAGGCGAACCTTTTTGGTCATCTACAACTTGAAGCATTGGCTTTTCTTGGCCAAGCTTTAGCATTGTTTTGACAAAATTATTTCCGTATTTACCATACACCCATGATGTGCGTACGATAAAATACTTAGAGGAAAGAGATTGAACGAGCACTTCACCCGCACGTTTCGATTTACCGTATATACTCTTAGGATCAGTATTATCATACTCATGGTAAGGCTGTGATCCTAAACCATCAAATACATAATCTGTACTGATATATACCAGCTTAGCCCCAGCTTTTTCAGAAGCTATCGCTACGTTTCGACTTCCAGTCGCATTAATTAAATAAGCAGCATCAATATCACTTTCTGCCGCGTCCACAGCCGTGTGTGCAGCACAGTGAATGACAGCATCCGGTCCATACTCACCAATAACCCGGATACACTGATCCAGATCGGTGATAT
This Paenibacillus sp. FSL R5-0345 DNA region includes the following protein-coding sequences:
- the rfbD gene encoding dTDP-4-dehydrorhamnose reductase; this translates as MKVLVTGAAGQLGQDVVLLLQHQGHQVMGCDRQEMDITDLDQCIRVIGEYGPDAVIHCAAHTAVDAAESDIDAAYLINATGSRNVAIASEKAGAKLVYISTDYVFDGLGSQPYHEYDNTDPKSIYGKSKRAGEVLVQSLSSKYFIVRTSWVYGKYGNNFVKTMLKLGQEKPMLQVVDDQKGSPTYTVDLARFLLELIQTEKYGVYHASNSDSCTWFEFTQAIFAEAEDILGLKFTAKLEPCATEQFPRPAPRPRNSVMEHLSIRTNGFRDIRPWREGLRDFLLELKE